One stretch of Bacteroidales bacterium DNA includes these proteins:
- a CDS encoding phosphatidate cytidylyltransferase, which translates to MNNFFRRTLTGAWIVIFIMGGFWLHPVSFFLTGLILLIGTQYEYYLMIRNTGVKPQMIPGIITGTTAYVVATLIASEVIPKNSFLVLIPMMLIIMVVELYRKQEKPFDSLAHTFFSVLYTAIPFSMFPFSAFLRTGLNSILPHENIVFSPGIIIGFFLLLWANDTGAYLSGVSFGKHKLMERISPKKTWEGFFGGMIAAALVAWFLSGWLGVVDKLHWVIIALIISVAGTYGDLVESMLKRSLGVKDSGTIMPGHGGFLDRFDSAIISFPLVYLFISLLG; encoded by the coding sequence TTGAATAATTTTTTCAGAAGAACCCTCACCGGAGCATGGATAGTGATATTCATAATGGGAGGGTTCTGGCTTCATCCTGTATCGTTCTTCCTGACCGGGCTTATACTTCTTATCGGAACACAGTATGAGTATTACCTGATGATCAGGAATACCGGTGTAAAACCTCAGATGATACCGGGAATAATAACCGGGACAACAGCATATGTTGTTGCAACATTAATTGCTTCGGAAGTTATTCCAAAGAACTCATTCCTTGTTCTGATTCCAATGATGCTGATCATTATGGTTGTTGAGCTTTACAGGAAGCAGGAAAAGCCTTTTGATTCGCTGGCTCATACTTTTTTTTCAGTACTCTATACGGCGATCCCATTCTCAATGTTTCCGTTTTCAGCATTTCTCCGCACCGGTCTCAATTCAATCCTGCCACATGAGAATATTGTGTTTTCACCTGGCATAATTATTGGATTTTTTCTGCTGTTATGGGCCAATGATACAGGCGCTTATCTTTCAGGTGTATCATTCGGTAAACACAAGCTTATGGAAAGAATTTCTCCCAAGAAAACATGGGAAGGATTCTTCGGCGGAATGATTGCTGCAGCTCTTGTAGCATGGTTTCTTTCAGGCTGGTTAGGTGTAGTTGATAAATTGCACTGGGTAATAATTGCACTGATTATTTCCGTCGCTGGAACATACGGCGATCTAGTTGAGTCAATGTTAAAAAGAAGTCTGGGTGTAAAAGACTCAGGAACAATTATGCCGGGCCATGGAGGATTTCTCGACAGGTTCGATAGTGCGATTATTTCATTCCCTCTGGTATATCTTTTTATTTCGCTGCTTGGATGA
- the rsfS gene encoding ribosome silencing factor, which produces MKKRTDETEVLLNNIVKGIFEKKGHDVLKIDLRKLENRITDYFVICHAPSTSQVSALSDSVEDTVRKETGEKPLHLEGLDNCYWVLVDYGNVIVHIFLEEYRNFYSLESLWADARIEKMEDTLQKA; this is translated from the coding sequence ATGAAGAAAAGAACGGACGAAACTGAAGTACTTTTAAACAATATAGTAAAGGGGATTTTCGAAAAGAAGGGACATGATGTCCTGAAAATCGACCTAAGGAAGCTTGAGAACAGGATAACAGATTATTTTGTAATATGCCATGCACCCTCGACATCTCAGGTGAGCGCACTTAGCGATTCAGTGGAAGATACAGTAAGGAAAGAGACTGGAGAAAAACCTTTGCACCTTGAGGGTCTCGATAATTGTTACTGGGTGCTGGTAGATTACGGGAATGTAATCGTACATATATTCCTCGAAGAGTACAGAAACTTTTACAGCCTTGAGTCTCTCTGGGCTGATGCCAGAATAGAAAAAATGGAAGATACTTTACAGAAAGCTTAA
- a CDS encoding phosphatidylserine decarboxylase family protein, which yields MRIHKEGYKILAFGFILLLVLNIGVNIVWSDFTLLKWVFVFCSSMLYVFLLFFFRLPTRHLEADPGLVYAPADGKVVVIEETMENEYFKDMRLQVSIFMSPFNVHCNRYPVSGKVKYTCYHPGQNMVAWHPKSSELNERSTIVVETTNGIEIMIRQIAGAMARRIVTYSKDNQVISQGDELGFIKFGSRVDLFLPLGTEIEIPILQQVKANKTILAKIS from the coding sequence ATGAGGATACACAAGGAAGGTTACAAGATATTGGCATTTGGATTCATCCTCTTGCTGGTTCTTAATATTGGTGTAAATATTGTATGGTCTGATTTTACATTGTTGAAATGGGTCTTCGTCTTCTGTTCCTCAATGTTATATGTTTTCCTTTTGTTTTTCTTCAGACTTCCGACCAGGCACCTCGAAGCTGATCCCGGACTCGTTTATGCCCCGGCAGACGGGAAGGTTGTTGTTATTGAGGAGACCATGGAAAATGAATATTTCAAAGATATGAGACTGCAGGTTTCAATATTCATGTCACCTTTTAATGTGCATTGCAACCGTTACCCTGTTTCAGGCAAGGTAAAATATACGTGTTACCATCCCGGACAAAATATGGTTGCCTGGCATCCGAAGTCGTCGGAGCTTAATGAGAGAAGCACTATTGTTGTAGAAACCACCAATGGAATTGAAATAATGATACGTCAGATAGCTGGTGCTATGGCGAGGAGAATTGTTACCTATTCAAAGGATAACCAGGTGATTTCTCAGGGAGATGAACTTGGTTTTATTAAATTCGGATCAAGAGTAGACTTGTTCCTGCCTCTTGGCACTGAGATCGAAATTCCTATTCTTCAGCAGGTTAAGGCAAACAAGACGATTCTTGCCAAAATTTCTTAG
- a CDS encoding biotin--[acetyl-CoA-carboxylase] ligase: MIIGSELIFKAKLPSTNTYASQILRAKNSKEGTVIYTNYQSAGRGYAGNGWESEDGKNLLFSILLYPTVVNPADQFIISMAISLGICDFLESHIPVCRVKWPNDIYVNNDKIAGILIENTIMGNMLEDSVAGIGLNLNQVKFLSDAPNPVSLKMITGKEYDLNDSLLRLATYLDKRYKQVLSEKFTQLREEYTSKLFRLNEWASYRDGTGVFTGRIISVSENGRLHVETKPGSINEYSFKEVEFII; this comes from the coding sequence ATGATAATAGGTTCAGAATTAATTTTTAAGGCGAAACTGCCATCGACAAATACGTATGCCAGTCAGATTCTTAGAGCTAAAAACTCAAAAGAAGGTACGGTTATCTATACAAATTACCAGTCGGCAGGACGAGGTTATGCAGGCAATGGCTGGGAGAGCGAGGATGGTAAAAATCTGTTATTCAGCATTTTACTATATCCAACTGTTGTTAATCCGGCAGATCAGTTTATAATTTCGATGGCAATTTCACTTGGAATATGTGATTTTCTGGAGAGTCATATTCCGGTTTGCAGAGTGAAATGGCCTAATGACATTTATGTAAACAATGACAAAATAGCAGGTATTTTAATTGAGAATACCATAATGGGCAATATGCTTGAAGATTCAGTAGCAGGTATAGGACTCAATTTAAACCAGGTTAAATTTCTGAGTGATGCACCTAATCCGGTTTCGCTGAAGATGATCACCGGGAAAGAGTATGATCTGAATGATTCACTTTTAAGACTGGCAACTTACCTCGATAAGCGGTATAAACAGGTTTTATCAGAGAAATTTACTCAGCTGCGGGAAGAGTATACTTCAAAACTCTTCAGATTGAATGAATGGGCAAGCTACAGGGATGGCACCGGGGTATTTACAGGACGAATAATTTCAGTCTCAGAAAATGGCAGGCTTCATGTTGAAACAAAGCCAGGATCAATAAATGAGTACTCTTTCAAAGAGGTGGAGTTTATCATTTGA